In the genome of Desulfuromonas sp. DDH964, one region contains:
- the cysK gene encoding cysteine synthase A, with product MTPIYTDNSLSVGRTPLVSLNRIVPEGATVLGKIEGRNPAYSVKCRIGASMVWDAEQKGLLGPGKEIVEPTSGNTGIALAFVAAARGIPITLTMPETMSIERRKVLAAFGANLILTPGAKGMTGAVTAAEELAASDPSRYVLLHQFKNPANPAIHERTTGPEIWEDTGGEIDVLISGVGTGGTITGVSRYIKQTKGKQILSVAVEPADSPVISQKLSGEILHPGPHKIQGIGAGFIPETLDLSMVDRVEQISNDEAIDYARRLAKEEGILSGISCGAAAAVAVRLAAQPEFKNKKIVVILPDSGERYLSSPLFEGVV from the coding sequence GTGACCCCTATTTACACTGACAATTCACTTTCCGTCGGCCGCACCCCTTTGGTGAGCCTGAACCGCATCGTCCCAGAAGGTGCCACCGTCCTCGGTAAGATCGAGGGGCGCAACCCCGCTTACTCGGTCAAGTGCCGCATTGGCGCCTCGATGGTCTGGGACGCCGAACAGAAGGGGCTGCTCGGCCCCGGCAAGGAGATCGTCGAGCCGACCAGCGGCAACACCGGCATCGCCCTGGCCTTCGTCGCGGCCGCACGGGGAATCCCCATCACCCTGACCATGCCCGAGACCATGAGCATCGAGCGACGCAAGGTGCTGGCGGCCTTCGGCGCCAACCTGATCCTTACCCCTGGCGCAAAGGGGATGACCGGTGCCGTCACCGCGGCCGAGGAGTTGGCCGCCTCCGATCCGAGCCGCTACGTGCTGCTGCACCAGTTCAAGAATCCGGCGAACCCGGCGATCCACGAACGGACCACCGGCCCCGAAATCTGGGAAGATACCGGCGGCGAGATTGATGTGCTGATCTCCGGGGTGGGCACCGGCGGCACCATCACCGGCGTGTCCCGCTATATCAAGCAAACCAAGGGCAAGCAAATCCTCTCGGTGGCGGTGGAGCCCGCCGACAGCCCGGTCATCAGCCAGAAGCTGTCCGGCGAGATACTGCATCCCGGACCGCACAAGATCCAGGGGATCGGCGCCGGCTTCATCCCCGAGACCCTCGACCTGTCGATGGTCGACCGGGTGGAGCAGATCAGTAACGACGAGGCCATCGACTACGCCCGGCGCCTGGCCAAGGAAGAGGGCATCCTCTCCGGCATCTCCTGCGGCGCGGCGGCGGCGGTGGCCGTCCGCCTGGCCGCGCAGCCCGAGTTCAAGAACAAAAAAATAGTGGTTATCCTGCCCGACTCGGGCGAGCGCTATCTCTCGAGCCCACTGTTCGAAGGGGTTGTCTGA